Within the Armatimonadota bacterium genome, the region CTGAATGCGCGTAGCATTTTCGCTGGTAATCTGATTGCCCAGTGCAGCGGGTACCAGGAAATCGCAGGGCAGTTCCAGCATCTCGGCGTTGGTTATCACCTCGCCCTCCGCATACTGAGGAAGCGTGCCCTCACGTCGCACGCAATGCTTCAGCAGCAAGGGGATATCCAGCCCTTTGGGATTGTACACCGCGCTCAGGGCATCGCTCACAGCCACGACTTTTGCGCCTGCCTCGTGGAAAAACTTCGCTGCCGAACTGCCCACGTTGCCGAAGCCCTGGATGACTACCCGTGCCCCTTGCAGGGGGATATTCAGCAGCTGCGAGCATCGGTTGGCTACCATCACCAGTCCGCGCCCCGTCGCCTCGATGCGTCCCTCTGAACCGCCTATCGATATCGGTTTGCCCGTGACTACAGCAGGCACCGTGTAGCCTCTGTGCATACTGTAGGTGTCCATAATCCACGCCATAACCTGCGGGTCGGTGCCCACGTCCGGTGCAGGAATGTCGCTTTCGGGACCGATAACGACGCTGATTTCGGTCGCATAGCGTCGGGTCAGGCGCTCCAGCTCTCTCAGCGAGAGCTTCTTCGGATCGCACATGACGCCACCCTTCGCCCCACCATACGGGATATTTACCACCGCACATTTCCACGTCATCCACATTGCCAGAGCACGCACCTCGTCCAGGTCCGCCTGAGGATGGTAACGGATACCTCCCTTCGAAGGTCCCCGTGCACGGTTATGCTGCACCCGATAACCCGTGAAGATACGTACGGAACCGTCGTCCATCTGCACCGGGAAATGCACCGTCAGCTCGCGTTCGGGGTATTTGAGAAACTCATGGATATTCGGATCCAGGTTCAGCAGTTCCGCCACAATCGCCAGCTGCTCCAGTGCCATCTGATAGGGGTTCGCTCCGTTGCGCCCCTCGTCGTGCGTTGTGGTCATCGTTCCCTCCATTCAGTGAGTTCCGTCAGGATGCGTATACCAGCCCGGTGCCTGTCGGCAAAAGGCGCCTCACCCATGCGGCAACGGGCAGGACAAAGAGCAGGTTGTAGATGCTCTCACCCGCCGCCTGGTACACCCATCGCGACACGTTGGGCTGCGGTGAGAACAGGAAAAACACCGCTTCACACAGCATACTGCCCGTCAAAGCGGAGAACACCATGACAATCGGATTATGGCGAAAAACGCGCAGTTCCAGTAGACCCAGTGCTGCTCCCAGCACCATACGGCTGACCAGGTAACTGCCCACAGACATCCCCACCACCGTGCCCATGAGCCAGCCTGAGAAAAAACCACAGGCTGTGGCAACGTGTACTGGCGTATTGACCGCAATGCAGATCAGTACCACTTTATTGAGGTCGGGTTGCACCCCCCAAACTCGCAGATGATGTGCGAAACTGCCCTGCACGGCGGTAGCCAGTAGCATCAGCAATACCAGTTGCATCCAGACAGGTACTCTCATCCGGGGGGTGCCTCCCCGCGAGTGAGCAATATCTCTTCGATCTGCGTCGCCTGTACGAAAGGTTTCACTCGCGCCTCACGCATCCCTGCCTGTCTTTGCTCCAGAACCTGTTCGACGGTGCCGATAGGAATACCTGCGGGGTACACTCCCCCCAAGCCCGATGTTACCACCACGTCGCCCGGACGCACATCGGCATCTTTGGATAAAAAGGTTAATATCAGATAGTCTTCCCCAAGTCCCCGACAGACGCCTACCGCTCGCGACTCGGCACGCTGTATCCGCGCCCCCACGCTGGCATTGGGGTCAGTAATCAGCAGAACGTGAGCCGTATGGCGGGTCACCGTGTACACCAGCCCTACCAGCCCTCTGTCCGTCATCGCCACCATGCGTGGGCGCACCCCTTCCGCCTGCCCACAGTTGACAATCAATGTGTGGAAGTAGGCAGAGGGCTGGAGCGCCAGCACACGCGCAACCAGAGGGCGGACCTTCTTGGACTGGGCAAACTGCAGCAGGCGGCGCAGGCGCTCGTTTTCCTGTTGCGCCTCCTCCAGAGCGATCTGTGCGGCGCGCAGCGCTTCTCTCTCTCTCTGCAGACGCTGATTTTCCTCACGCAACCGCCGCCCATGCACCACTCCAAAACTCAAATCGGAGAGAAAGTTGCCGGTGGAACGCAAAGCAGACTGCACAGGAGCCACCAGAGCCATCACCGCTTCTGCAAATGGGTTCGCTGCTCCTCGCTGCATCGCACGATGATGCTGTATGCCAACGAACAGAGCCAGTATAGCCAACAGAACGATGGTCCGAAACCGGTTGTCGCTCCACAGTTTGCGCATAGAGGAACACGCTCGCGATTAGTAAGAGCGATTCGTACCAATGAGCACTTTGCGCAGGCTGGGGTTGGTCTCAATCTCCTCCAGCACTCTGCCGGTTCCTATCACCACACAGCTGAGCGGGTCCGGCGCCACATGTACCGGCATTCCCGTCTCTTTGGAGATCAGACAATCCAGCCCTCGCAACAATGCCCCACCGCCTGCCAGCGTAATACCCCGATGGATGATATCCGAGGCGAGCTCCGGTGGGGTCATCTCCAGTGTCAGCTTCACCGCCTCCACGATGGCGTTGACCGGCTCCTGAATGGCATGCCGTATCTCCTCAGAGGAGATGACCGCACTGCGGGGCAGTCCGGTGATTAAATCGCGTCCGCGCACCTCCATCGTGGTCTCCTCTTCCAGCGGATACGCGGAGCCAATCTGGATTTTTGCCTCTTCGGCGGTGCGGTCACCGATGTACAGGTTGTAGGTGCGACGTACATAGGCAGCGATAGCTTCGTCAATTTCGTCCCCCGCAATGCGGATAGAACGGCTTGCCACAATGCCGGAGAGCGAGATGACCGCCACTTCGGTGGTGCCGCCGCCGATGTCCACAATCATCGAGCCGGTAGCGTCCCCCACAGGCAAACCCGCTCCAATCGCCGCCGCCATCGGCTCTTCAATCAGGTAGGACTCCTTTGCGCCCGCTTTCTTGCAGGCGTCCATCACCGCGCGCCTCTCCACTTCCGTCACGCCGCTGGGGATGCCCACCACCACCGTCGGCGCTGCCCACGAACGCCGGTGTACTTTCTGGATAAAGTAGCGAAGCATCTTCTCAGTCTGGTCGAAGTCGGCAATCACTCCATCCTTCAGTGGGCGAATCGCGACGATGTTGCCGGGCGTTCGTCCCAGCATTCGTTTGGCTTCCTCGCCGACCGCCAGCACCTTTTTGGTGTCTTTCTCGATAGCCACCACAGAAGGCTCACGGAGGAGAATACCTTTCCCTCGCACGTGCACCAGCGTGTTTGCCGTGCCGAGGTCGATACCCATATCCCGCGAGAAACGTCCCAGAAATCTTCTCCAAATCGCCATGCGAACCTTTTGACTCCTCCATCCTGCGCAATACCCAATATATCATAACATAAAACAGCGGTAGGGGCGAATGAGGTTTCACCCCTACCGGTTGATTCTACAAAACAGGCAGAGGTGTGTGCGACTATCCGCTACCGCCTCCGCCTTCGCCGCTACCTTCCAGACGGATGGCGCGGTAGCCACCTTTGGACTTGTAGTACAGGAACTGCAAGCCGAACAGAAAGACCAGAATCACCGGCAGGATCGCCACGTAGCGGATAGCCATCGCCGCGCCCTGGCGCAAAGCC harbors:
- a CDS encoding glutamate dehydrogenase gives rise to the protein MTTTHDEGRNGANPYQMALEQLAIVAELLNLDPNIHEFLKYPERELTVHFPVQMDDGSVRIFTGYRVQHNRARGPSKGGIRYHPQADLDEVRALAMWMTWKCAVVNIPYGGAKGGVMCDPKKLSLRELERLTRRYATEISVVIGPESDIPAPDVGTDPQVMAWIMDTYSMHRGYTVPAVVTGKPISIGGSEGRIEATGRGLVMVANRCSQLLNIPLQGARVVIQGFGNVGSSAAKFFHEAGAKVVAVSDALSAVYNPKGLDIPLLLKHCVRREGTLPQYAEGEVITNAEMLELPCDFLVPAALGNQITSENATRIQARVVIEGANGPTTPEADRILNEAGVFLVPDILANAGGVIVSYFEWVQDLQSFFWSEDEVNQRLERILIDAFDEVVRTAKTRKVDMRTAAYIIGVGRVADAIMTRGIYP
- a CDS encoding rod shape-determining protein, translated to MAIWRRFLGRFSRDMGIDLGTANTLVHVRGKGILLREPSVVAIEKDTKKVLAVGEEAKRMLGRTPGNIVAIRPLKDGVIADFDQTEKMLRYFIQKVHRRSWAAPTVVVGIPSGVTEVERRAVMDACKKAGAKESYLIEEPMAAAIGAGLPVGDATGSMIVDIGGGTTEVAVISLSGIVASRSIRIAGDEIDEAIAAYVRRTYNLYIGDRTAEEAKIQIGSAYPLEEETTMEVRGRDLITGLPRSAVISSEEIRHAIQEPVNAIVEAVKLTLEMTPPELASDIIHRGITLAGGGALLRGLDCLISKETGMPVHVAPDPLSCVVIGTGRVLEEIETNPSLRKVLIGTNRSY